A stretch of Vigna angularis cultivar LongXiaoDou No.4 chromosome 4, ASM1680809v1, whole genome shotgun sequence DNA encodes these proteins:
- the LOC108342525 gene encoding WUSCHEL-related homeobox 8, which yields MSPQNAIQSETKLSHFLVSAKKKEKEMEAEHHQEASIAIGSLYVKVMTDEQMELLRQQISVYATICEQLVEMHKAITTQQDLAGLRLGNLYCDPLMACSGHKITARQRWTPTPLQLQILERIFDEGNGTPSKQKIKDITIELGQHGQISETNVYNWFQNRRARSKRKQLAPAPNVAEPETETEIDSPREKKIRAESVQVAQPFENSSPHRIKDMYIHSPDLGFEQLMSKIDVAGCYGSYFL from the exons ATGTCTCCGCAAAATGCAATCCAATCCGAAACAAAACTGAGTCATTTTCTTGTTTCTgcaaagaaaaaggagaaagaaatggAGGCAGAGCATCATCAAGAGGCCTCAATCGCTATCGGAAGCCTCTACGTTAAAGTGATGACCGACGAACAAATGGAACTGCTAAGGCAACAGATATCTGTCTACGCCACCATCTGCGAACAGCTTGTTGAGATGCACAAAGCAATAACCACCCAACAGGACCTCGCAg GACTGAGGCTGGGTAATTTGTACTGTGATCCGTTGATGGCGTGTTCTGGACACAAGATAACTGCGAGGCAACGTTGGACTCCAACGCCTCTGCAACTTCAAATTCTGGAGCGAATTTTTGATGAGGGAAACGGCACTCCAAGCAAGCAGAAGATCAAGGATATAACGATTGAACTGGGCCAACATGGTCAAATATCAGAGACAAATGTGTATAACTGGTTCCAGAACAGAAGGGCTCGTTCAAAGAGGAAGCAACTCGCTCCCGCACCAAATGTTGCGGAGCCAGAAACCGAGACGGAAATCGATTCTCCGAGAGAGAAAAAGATACGCGCCGAGAGCGTTCAGGTTGCTCAACCCTTTGAGAATTCATCACCTCATAGGATCAAGGACATGTACATCCACAGTCCTGACTTAG GATTTGAGCAATTGATGAGTAAAATAGATGTTGCAGGCTGTTACGGCTCTTATTTTCTTTGA
- the LOC108342858 gene encoding uncharacterized protein LOC108342858 has product MAAPNMDQFEAYFRRADLDGDGRISGAEAVSFFMGSNLPKQVLAQVWAYADQAKTGFLGRAEFFNALRLVTVAQSKRDLTSDIVKAALYGPAAAKIPAPQINLASVPQPVPNARPHAGSVGQMGVTAPNSAQGFTYRGQGLAGPGANPQYYPSQQNPAIRPHQSMPVSGAPHPQQGVAGPDISRGVNTGGHNFSNPGLSNDWNKARPGMVATRPSGMNPSAALHTSQSPVSPMPHSSPVSPMPQLSPVSPMPQSTTVHTKALSVSGNGFSSSPVSGNDFFSAASSTPKQEPAGHSYSVTNVSSAIVPVSTGPQPANKQNSLDSLQGAFSSMLPANSQFQRPQSAPNQQIKPQASSSPHTPSGMTGGVGNAKSDNVQLSWPKMKPTDVQKYTKVFLEVDTDRDGRITGEQARSLFLSWRLPIEVLKKVWDLSDQDNDSMLSLKEFCFALYLMERYREGRPLPQSLPSNVMFDETLMSMTGQPKNAPGNAAWGISQGFQQQQQGMPGARPVAPTAGFRPPVHGSSAQADFTTQPNQQKSGTPVLEDSFLNRTDSGEQNTSNTKPQDATTAEKQSEEAQNVILDSKEKMELYRNKMQELVLYRSRCDNRLNEITERASADKREAESLGKKYEEKYKQVAEIASKLTVEEAKFRDIQERKVELQQAIIKIEQGGSADGILQVRAERIQSDLEELFKALTDRCKKHGIDMKSITMVQLPAGWQPGIPEGAALWDEDWDKFEDEGFSNDLTFATKNASSKPKPVFIDGEQNFSDDNSIHGSPMKANGKQENSANGDYTVEDYAHSEEDLARSPHDNLAGRSTLESPSHVFSNADFGKGSEADAETHRSFDESTWTFDNNDDEDSVWGFKTKDSDFEQGGDFFKSDDFGINPIRTGSTHTDSTFQTKSPFIFDDSVPATPVSKFENSPRYSEAGDNFFDMSRFDSFRHESGYSPQPERLTRFDSINSSKDFGFGNDKFTRFDSISSSKDFGFGNDKFTRFDSISSSKDFGNSNDQFTRFDSTSGSKDFGYNPEKLQRFDSMSSNNDFGFGRQGHARFDSISSTKDFSPSGAFSFDDSDAFGSSGPFKVSSENHSPKKGSDNWSAF; this is encoded by the exons ATGGCGGCTCCTAACATGGATCAGTTCGAAGCGTATTTCAGGAGAGCAGATTTAGACGGAGATGGCAGAATCAGTGGAGCTGAAGCCGTCTCTTTTTTCATGGGATCCAATTTGCCCAAACAAGTTCTCGCTCAG GTATGGGCGTATGCTGATCAGGCCAAAACTGGTTTCCTTGGACGCGCAGAGTTTTTTAATGCTCTGAGGTTAGTTACTGTGGCTCAGAGTAAGCGAGATTTAACGTCTGACATTGTGAAGGCAGCTTTATATGGTCCTGCTGCTGCTAAAATCCCTGCTCCGCAGATTAATCTTGCTTCTGTACCTCAACCTGTCCCGAATGCGAGGCCCCATGCTGGGTCTGTTGGGCAGATGGGTGTTACTGCACCCAATTCAGCTCAAGGTTTTACCTATAGAGGGCAAGGGTTAGCAGGTCCTGGTGCAAACCCGCAATATTATCCTTCGCAGCAGAATCCTGCCATCCGACCTCATCAATCCATGCCTGTTTCCGGCGCTCCGCATCCGCAGCAGGGTGTTGCAGGCCCAGATATTTCTAGAGGAGTTAACACGGGGGGTCACAATTTCTCAAATCCTGGGCTATCAAATGATTGGAATAAAGCCAGGCCTGGTATGGTGGCCACCAGACCTTCAGGAATGAACCCGTCGGCTGCCTTACATACGTCACAATCTCCAGTCTCACCAATGCCCCATTCATCTCCAGTCTCTCCAATGCCACAGTTATCTCCAGTCTCACCAATGCCCCAGTCAACAACTGTTCACACCAAAGCATTGAGTGTTTCTGGAAATGGGTTCTCTTCCAGTCCAGTTTCGGGCAATGATTTTTTCTCTGCCGCCTCATCAACACCGAAGCAAGAACCTGCTGGACACAGTTATTCTGTTACCAATGTCTCATCAGCCATTGTTCCTGTTTCCACTGGTCCCCAGCCTGCAAATAAGCAAAATTCACTTGATTCATTGCAGGGTGCATTCTCGTCGATGCTGCCTGCAAATAGTCAGTTTCAGCGGCCACAGTCTGCACCAAACCAGCAAATTAAACCAcaagcttcttcttctccacATACACCATCTGGGATGACAGGTGGGGTTGGAAATGCAAAATCTGACAATGTGCAGCTTTCTTGGCCAAAAATGAAACCTACTGATGTGCAGAAATATACAAAGGTGTTTTTGGAAGTTGACACTGACAGGGATGGGAGGATCACTGGGGAGCAGGCTCGCAGTCTTTTCTTAAGCTGGAGATTACCAATAG AGGTGTTAAAGAAGGTGTGGGACTTGTCTGATCAAGACAATGATAGCATGCTTTCTTTGAAGGAGTTTTGCTTTGCTCTTTATTTGATGGAACGGTACAGGGAAGGTCGTCCTCTTCCACAGTCTCTTCCAAGCAATGTCATGTTTGATGAGACGTTGATGTCTATGACAGGCCAACCAAAAAATGCTCCTGGAAATGCAGCCTGGGGTATCAGCCAAG GTTTTCAGCAGCAGCAACAAGGGATGCCAGGTGCTCGGCCAGTGGCACCAACTGCTGGTTTCAGGCCACCAGTCCATGGAAGTTCTGCTCAGGCTGATTTCACTACACAGCCCAACCAACAAAAGTCAGGAACACCTGTGTTGGAGGATTCCTTTCTGAATCGCACAGATAGTGGTGAGCAGAATACATCGAACACAAAGCCTCAAGATGCAACAACTGCAGAGAAACAG TCTGAAGAAGCTCAGAACGTTATTTTGGATTCAAAGGAGAAGATGGAGCTTTACCGGAACAAAATGCAGGAGCTG GTTCTATATAGAAGcagatgtgataatcgattaaatgagATAACAGAAAGGGCATCTGCGGATAAGCGGGAG GCAGAATCATTGGGCAAGAAATACGAAGAGAAATACAAACAAGTAGCCGAAATAGCATCAAAATTGACTGTTGAAGAAGCTAAATTTCGTGATATACAG GAAAGGAAGGTGGAACTGCAGCAAGCCATCATCAAAATTGAACAAGGAGGCAGTGCAGATGGCATTCTTCAg GTCCGTGCTGAACGCATACAGTCAGATCTTGAGGAGTTATTTAAGGCTCTAACTGATCGGTGCAAGAAACATGGGATAGATATGAAGTCAATTACAATGGTTCAGCTTCCTGCTG GTTGGCAACCTGGAATTCCAGAGGGAGCTGCACTTTGGGATGAAGACTGGGATAAATTTGAGGATGAAG GATTTTCCAATGATCTTACTTTTGCCACCAAAAATGCATCTTCAAAACCAAAACCCGTATTTATTGACGGAGAACAAAATTTCTCTGATGATAACTCTATTCACGGTTCACCTATGAAAGCAAACGGGAAGCAAGAAAACTCTGCTAACGGTGATTATACAGTTGAGGATTACGCACATAGTGAAGAAGACCTGGCTAGAAGCCCCCACGATAATCTAGCTGGGAGGAGTACCTTGGAGAGTCCTTCTCATGTATTCTCGAATGCTGACTTTGGAAAAGGTTCTGAAGCAGATGCAGAAACACATag AAGTTTTGACGAATCGACCTGGACATTTGACAACAATGATGATGAGGACTCGGTGTGGGGTTTCAAGACCAAG GACTCTGACTTCGAGCAGGGTGGAGATTTCTTCAAATCTGATGATTTTGGTATAAACCCAATCAGAACAGGATCTACACATACGGATAGCACGTTCCAGACAAAAAGCCCATTTATTTTTGATGATTCAGTGCCAGCAACTCCAGTTTCCAAGTTCGAAAATTCTCCCCGGTACAGTGAGGCGGGGGATAATTTCTTTGACATGTCAAGGTTTGATTCCTTCAGGCACGAAAGTGGATATTCTCCACAGCCAGAGAGGCTTACGAGATTTGATTCCATAAATAGCAGTAAGGATTTTGGCTTTGGTAACGATAAATTCACAAGGTTTGATTCCATAAGTAGCAGTAAGGATTTTGGCTTTGGTAATGATAAATTCACAAGGTTTGATTCCATAAGTAGCAGCAAAGATTTTGGCAACAGTAATGATCAATTCACGAGGTTTGACTCCACAAGTGGTAGCAAGGATTTTGGCTACAATCCCGAGAAGCTCCAAAGGTTTGATTCCATGAGTAGCAACAATGATTTCGGTTTCGGTCGACAAGGCCATGCAAGATTTGACTCAATAAGTAGCACCAAAGACTTCAGTCCCAGTGGTGCATTCTCATTCGATGACTCTGATGCTTTTGGCTCCTCTGGCCCTTTTAAGGTCTCTTCAGAAAACCATTCTCCGAAAAAGGGTTCAGATAACTGGAGTGCATTCTAG